Proteins encoded in a region of the Nicotiana tomentosiformis chromosome 9, ASM39032v3, whole genome shotgun sequence genome:
- the LOC104111821 gene encoding membrane protein PM19L-like, producing MARTVAKTLAAPLLFINLVMYLIVLGFASWCLNRFINGQTNHPSFGGNGATMFFLVFAILAAVLGIISKLIGAKHLRTWRNDSLAAAGSSAVIAWAVTALAFGLACKEINIGGWRGWRLRVLEGFVIVLGVTQLLYVLMLHAGWFSSTYGPGYRDTEYGVGGGVGEKGTTGVTGARV from the exons ATGGCAAGGACAGTGGCAAAAACATTAGCAGCACCGTTGTTGTTTATTAACTTAGTAATGTATCTTATTGTTTTAGGTTTTGCTAGTTGGTGTCTCAACAGGTTCATTAATGGCCAAACTAATCATCCTA GTTTTGGAGGAAATGGAGCGACGATGTTCTTCCTCGTATTCGCAATATTAGCAGCAGTATTAGGAATAATATCGAAACTGATAGGTGCAAAACATCTAAGGACATGGAGAAATGACAGTCTTGCTGCTGCTGGTTCCTCTGCTGTAATAGCCTGGGCTGTGACTGCACTAGCATTCGG ATTGGCATGCAAGGAGATTAACATAGGAGGCTGGAGAGGATGGAGACTACGAGTTCTTGAGGGTTTTGTGATAGTACTTGGAGTAACCCAACTTCTCTACGTTCTAATGCTTCACGCTGGGTGGTTTAGCAGCACGTACGGTCCGGGATACAGAGATACTGAATACGGTGTCGGCGGCGGAGTTGGAGAGAAGGGTACTACTGGTGTCACCGGAGCTAGGGTTTAG